Proteins from one Amycolatopsis benzoatilytica AK 16/65 genomic window:
- a CDS encoding D-2-hydroxyacid dehydrogenase family protein, which translates to MKIAVLDDYQNVALECADWTSLDAEIEVFSEPFAGPDEAVARLAGFDVVVAMRERTPFPAAVLDRLPALKLLVSTGRRNAAIDLDAARRNGVVVSATGALAYPTVEHAWALILAGARNLPVEFRSMREGGWQIGLGMGLRDKTLGLLGLGRLGAEVARIGLAFGMRPIAWSQHLTQERAAEHGVTAVSKEDLFAQADVLSVHLVLSERTRGLVGAAEFAAMKPSALLVNTSRGPIVDEAALVDALRRKEIAAAALDVYDVEPLPAEHPLRALDNAILTPHIGYVSRETYEVFYGGAVQDIAAFQTGSPINVLN; encoded by the coding sequence ATGAAGATCGCGGTCCTCGACGACTACCAGAACGTGGCACTCGAGTGTGCGGACTGGACTTCGCTCGATGCGGAGATCGAGGTGTTCTCCGAGCCGTTCGCCGGGCCGGACGAGGCGGTCGCGCGGCTGGCCGGGTTTGACGTGGTGGTCGCGATGCGCGAGCGCACACCGTTCCCGGCGGCGGTGCTGGACCGGTTGCCCGCGTTGAAGCTGCTGGTCAGCACCGGTCGCCGGAATGCCGCGATCGACCTGGACGCGGCCCGGCGCAACGGCGTCGTCGTGTCGGCGACCGGCGCGCTGGCGTATCCGACGGTGGAACACGCGTGGGCGCTGATCCTGGCGGGTGCGCGGAATCTTCCGGTGGAGTTCCGTTCGATGCGCGAGGGCGGGTGGCAGATCGGTCTCGGCATGGGGTTGCGGGACAAGACGCTCGGCCTGCTCGGCCTCGGCCGGCTGGGCGCGGAAGTGGCCCGGATCGGGCTGGCGTTCGGGATGAGGCCCATCGCATGGAGCCAGCACCTCACTCAGGAGCGTGCCGCGGAGCATGGCGTGACCGCGGTATCCAAAGAGGACCTGTTTGCGCAGGCGGACGTGTTGTCGGTCCACTTGGTGCTGTCCGAGCGGACGCGCGGGCTGGTCGGCGCGGCCGAGTTCGCGGCGATGAAGCCGAGCGCGTTGCTGGTGAACACTTCGCGCGGGCCGATCGTGGACGAAGCGGCGTTGGTGGATGCCTTGCGGCGCAAGGAGATCGCCGCGGCCGCGCTGGACGTTTACGACGTCGAGCCATTGCCGGCGGAGCATCCGTTGCGGGCGTTGGACAATGCGATTCTGACTCCGCATATCGGGTATGTGAGCCGGGAGACGTACGAGGTCTTCTACGGCGGTGCGGTGCAGGACATCGCCGCGTTCCAGACCGGCTCGCCGATCAACGTGCTGAACTGA
- a CDS encoding alpha/beta hydrolase has protein sequence MRFRPAVPRARRSSWLALGAALLVLVAACSAPAAETGPVPASSAPTGPLPLGTNGTAVPKLAWTPCHGAFQCATAPVPLSYREPGGAKINLAVIRMPAADPAHRVGSLVINFGGPGTDGVGELTRFGARYPDELRARFDLVSFDPRGIGGSAPVRCPGTPAAAGSPLRDSAAFWAASASVGKACAAGTGAELSHLSTANVARDMDLLRQALGEKQLNYYGYSYGTYLGGTYANLFPDKLRAMALDGTLDLVANATGQPGQQDKPVDVRADVATAQQQELEAFFAACTAAGPAKCAFAGGDLKQKFAAAYARLTHGPVGGMTVASLMETIDRALYQSSRWPRLARTLAGLVPPSPADTAPVLDPRVPTHSPGFLAVQCLDSQLPQNPAQYAALAAAEAKRQPYFGVAPVFSMAQCVGWPAQDPDRYLGPWNRQRQHPTLILANRYDPVTPLANAQATARELGDGHVVVVDGAGHTTLDVPSTAASAALVRYFADLTLPPEGTVYPPVVRAFP, from the coding sequence GTGAGGTTCCGGCCTGCGGTGCCGCGGGCTCGCCGATCGTCCTGGCTGGCGCTCGGTGCGGCGCTGCTCGTGCTGGTCGCTGCCTGTTCCGCGCCGGCCGCGGAAACCGGGCCGGTGCCAGCGTCGTCCGCGCCGACGGGGCCGCTTCCGTTGGGCACCAACGGCACCGCCGTGCCGAAGCTGGCTTGGACGCCGTGTCACGGAGCTTTCCAGTGTGCGACCGCGCCGGTTCCGTTGAGCTACCGCGAACCTGGCGGAGCCAAGATCAACCTCGCGGTGATCCGGATGCCTGCCGCCGATCCCGCGCATCGCGTCGGTTCGCTGGTGATCAATTTCGGCGGGCCGGGAACCGACGGGGTCGGCGAGCTGACGCGGTTCGGCGCGCGGTATCCGGACGAGCTGCGCGCGCGGTTTGATTTGGTGAGCTTCGATCCGCGCGGGATCGGCGGCAGCGCACCGGTGCGGTGCCCGGGCACGCCGGCCGCCGCTGGCTCGCCGTTACGGGACAGTGCGGCGTTCTGGGCGGCCAGCGCTTCGGTCGGGAAGGCCTGCGCGGCGGGCACCGGCGCGGAGTTGTCGCATCTGTCGACCGCGAATGTCGCGCGGGACATGGATTTGCTGCGCCAAGCCTTGGGCGAGAAGCAGCTGAACTACTACGGCTACTCGTACGGCACCTATCTCGGCGGCACTTACGCCAACCTGTTCCCGGACAAGCTGCGCGCGATGGCGCTCGACGGGACGCTCGACCTCGTCGCCAACGCGACCGGTCAGCCCGGCCAGCAAGACAAACCGGTCGACGTGCGCGCGGACGTCGCGACTGCCCAGCAGCAAGAACTGGAAGCGTTCTTCGCCGCCTGCACCGCGGCCGGCCCGGCCAAATGCGCGTTCGCCGGCGGTGATCTGAAGCAGAAGTTCGCGGCCGCCTACGCGCGGTTGACGCACGGACCGGTCGGCGGCATGACGGTCGCGTCGCTGATGGAAACGATCGATCGTGCGCTGTACCAGTCGTCTCGATGGCCGCGGCTGGCCAGGACGCTCGCCGGGCTCGTGCCGCCGTCCCCGGCGGACACCGCACCCGTGCTCGATCCGCGGGTGCCGACGCATTCTCCGGGATTCCTTGCCGTGCAATGCCTCGACAGCCAATTGCCGCAGAACCCCGCGCAGTATGCCGCGCTCGCCGCGGCCGAGGCCAAGCGGCAGCCGTATTTCGGCGTCGCGCCGGTGTTTTCGATGGCACAGTGCGTTGGCTGGCCCGCGCAGGATCCCGACCGCTATCTGGGGCCGTGGAATCGGCAGCGGCAGCATCCGACCCTGATCTTGGCCAACCGGTACGACCCGGTCACCCCGCTCGCGAACGCGCAGGCGACCGCGCGCGAACTCGGTGACGGCCACGTGGTCGTGGTGGACGGTGCCGGACACACGACACTGGATGTACCCAGCACGGCGGCTTCCGCCGCGTTGGTACGGTATTTCGCAGACCTGACCCTGCCGCCGGAAGGGACGGTCTATCCGCCAGTGGTGCGGGCGTTTCCGTGA
- a CDS encoding serine hydrolase domain-containing protein, protein MQSLRLIDEWPVDNAAAGVVSASGEVRGRHGDPDRPFRLASVTKLLTAYTAHIAVEEGVVDLGTPAGPEGSTVAHLLAHTSGLAFDAHKAMAQPGTRRLYSNAGFEELADALAEHSGIDFATYQREALFEPLGMAATRLDGSPAAGAVSTLDDLLRFAAELQAPKLLAPETLRSATEVAFPGLNGVLPGFGHQKPNDWGLGFELRDHKSPHWTGANSSPRTFGHFGQSGTFLWVDPDAGHACVALADRSFGPWAAEVWPPFTDAVLAELAA, encoded by the coding sequence ATGCAGAGCCTGCGCTTGATCGACGAATGGCCGGTCGACAACGCCGCCGCCGGAGTGGTCTCCGCGTCCGGCGAAGTGCGCGGAAGGCACGGTGACCCGGATCGCCCGTTCCGGCTGGCGTCGGTCACCAAACTGCTCACCGCCTACACCGCGCACATCGCGGTCGAGGAAGGCGTCGTCGATCTGGGCACCCCGGCCGGGCCGGAAGGCTCGACGGTCGCGCATCTGCTCGCGCACACTTCCGGTCTGGCGTTCGACGCGCACAAAGCGATGGCCCAGCCCGGTACGCGCCGGTTGTACTCCAACGCGGGCTTCGAAGAGCTCGCTGACGCGCTGGCCGAGCACTCCGGCATCGACTTCGCCACCTACCAGCGCGAGGCGCTGTTCGAACCGCTGGGCATGGCAGCGACCCGGTTGGACGGTTCGCCCGCCGCCGGGGCGGTGTCCACACTGGACGACCTGCTCCGGTTCGCGGCCGAGCTGCAGGCGCCGAAGCTGCTCGCGCCCGAGACGCTGCGCTCGGCCACCGAGGTCGCCTTCCCCGGCCTGAACGGCGTGCTGCCCGGCTTCGGGCACCAGAAGCCGAACGACTGGGGGCTCGGCTTCGAGCTGCGCGACCACAAAAGTCCGCACTGGACCGGCGCGAACAGTTCACCGCGGACGTTCGGCCACTTCGGCCAATCAGGCACCTTCCTGTGGGTGGATCCGGACGCCGGGCACGCCTGCGTCGCGCTCGCCGACCGGTCGTTCGGACCCTGGGCGGCGGAGGTGTGGCCGCCGTTCACCGACGCGGTCCTGGCCGAACTCGCCGCGTGA
- a CDS encoding HPr family phosphocarrier protein — translation MPEKRVTVASKVGLHARPAALVAKAAAAQPVAVQIAKIGGEPVAAGSVLNLMTLAAAYGDEVVISAEGEGAEAAITAVAELVATDLDAQ, via the coding sequence ATGCCGGAGAAACGCGTCACCGTGGCCAGCAAGGTGGGGCTGCACGCCCGTCCGGCCGCACTGGTCGCCAAGGCGGCCGCTGCCCAGCCCGTCGCCGTGCAGATCGCCAAGATCGGCGGCGAACCGGTGGCAGCCGGCAGCGTGCTCAACCTGATGACCCTCGCCGCCGCGTACGGCGACGAGGTAGTCATCAGCGCCGAGGGCGAAGGTGCCGAGGCGGCCATCACGGCCGTCGCCGAGCTGGTCGCCACCGACCTCGACGCTCAGTAG